The DNA region CGGCGTCAGCCGCTCCAGCTTCGAAGCGGCTTTTGCCGGCTATAACTACGTCCCGAAGGTCATGGAGCTCACGCGCAAGCAGCCCGAGTTCACCCAGACGGTAAAGCAATATCTCGACAAGCGCGTCACCGCAGCCCAGGCCAACAAGGGCAAGGCGATGTGGGGCGAGTGGGCGCAGACACTGGCCGCGGCCGAGCAGCGTTGGGGTGTGCAGCCCGAGATCGTTCTGGCGATCTGGGGCATGGAAACCAATTTTGGTGGCTTCATGGGCGGCGAGAACACCATTCACGCGCTCGCAACACTGACGGAAGGCGGGTATCGCGCCGATTTCTTCCGCGACGAACTGCTCACCGCCCTGCGGATCGTTTCTGATGGGCATGTAAGCCCCACTAACATGGTGGGCTCCTGGGCGGGCGCCATGGGGCACACCCAGTTCATGCCATCGAGCTTCATGCGCTACGCCGTCGATTTCAGCGGTGACGGTCGCAAGGACATCTGGAACTCGGTGCCCGATGCCTTGGGCTCAACGGCCAACTATCTCAAAAGCTTTGGTTGGCGGCCGGGCGAGACTTGGGGCTATGAGATCAAGCTCCCCTCGAATTTCGATTTCGCGGCAGCCCGCGGTATCGAGCGTGCGCCCTTAAGTCAGTGGCAAGCCATGGGTGTCCAGCGGGTTTCCGGCCGGCCATTCCCGCGGCCGACCGACAGTGCACGGCTCTACATGCCGGCAGGGGCGAGTGGGCCGGCCTTCCTGCTGTTGCCCAATTTCGATGTGATCAAGCGTTACAACAATTCCAATAGCTATGCCCTGGCGGTCGGTCACCTCGCCGACCGCATCCTGGGAAGCGGCGATTTCGCCACCCCATGGCCTGCGGGTGACTACGCGCTCACCAAGGCACAACGGGCAGAGGTCCAAACGCTGCTGAACCGCGCAGGATATGATGTCGGCTCGCCCGACGGGGTGGTTGGTCCCAAGACGCTGTCCGCGGTGATCGCCTATCAGACGCGGGCGGGCGTGCCGGCAGACGGACATGTCTCCGGGCGCCTCTTGGAGCGGCTTAAGCGATAGCTCGGCGGTAACACTCCGTTAACCATAAGC from Devosia sp. RR2S18 includes:
- a CDS encoding lytic murein transglycosylase translates to MISSPLSRSVWSRRLCSVAVSVALSFSAAAPAFANSAEFVRSLWPQAEARGVSRSSFEAAFAGYNYVPKVMELTRKQPEFTQTVKQYLDKRVTAAQANKGKAMWGEWAQTLAAAEQRWGVQPEIVLAIWGMETNFGGFMGGENTIHALATLTEGGYRADFFRDELLTALRIVSDGHVSPTNMVGSWAGAMGHTQFMPSSFMRYAVDFSGDGRKDIWNSVPDALGSTANYLKSFGWRPGETWGYEIKLPSNFDFAAARGIERAPLSQWQAMGVQRVSGRPFPRPTDSARLYMPAGASGPAFLLLPNFDVIKRYNNSNSYALAVGHLADRILGSGDFATPWPAGDYALTKAQRAEVQTLLNRAGYDVGSPDGVVGPKTLSAVIAYQTRAGVPADGHVSGRLLERLKR